A stretch of Chanodichthys erythropterus isolate Z2021 chromosome 20, ASM2448905v1, whole genome shotgun sequence DNA encodes these proteins:
- the tmem107l gene encoding transmembrane protein 107 like: protein MSVVSTLVPARFLTLIAHLVIVIIIFWSRENSVRACLPLDYTNEEYRLEDTRLVVALSVTLGLFAIELVGFLCGVSMFNNNQALLSIGCHASGSVALTFFLFEQWACTIYWWIFGFCSVIPALYEMILFVVVFGFKRKPL from the exons ATGTCGGTGGTGAGCACTCTGGTTCCAGCCCGTTTCCTTACTCTCATTGCGCACCTTGTAATAGTCATCATCATATTCTGGTCGCGG GAGAACAGTGTCAGAGCTTGTCTACCACTAGACTACACGAATGAAGAATACAGGTTAGAGGACACACG GCTTGTGGTGGCATTATCCGTGACCCTGGGCCTGTTTGCCATCGAGCTGGTTGGGTTCCTCTGTGGAGTCTCTATGTTCAACAACAATCAAGCTCTTCTTT CTATTGGATGTCATGCCAGTGGCTCTGTGGCTTTGACCTTCTTCTTGTTTGAGCAATGGGCCTGCACCATCTACTGGTGGATCTTTGGATTCTGTAG TGTGATTCCAGCACTATATGAGATGATCCTCTTTGTTGTAGTATTTGGATTTAAGAGGAAGCCTCTTTGA